The following are encoded together in the Populus trichocarpa isolate Nisqually-1 chromosome 5, P.trichocarpa_v4.1, whole genome shotgun sequence genome:
- the LOC18109824 gene encoding borneol dehydrogenase, mitochondrial produces MGSVSLVSAALRRLEGKVALITGGSSGIGESTARLFVKHGAKVVIADIQDELGHSVCKELEPEPASFIHCDVTQEKDVENAVNTAVSKYGKLDIMFNNAGTGGTPKTNILENDKAEFEKIICANLVGAFLGTKHAARVMIPARRGSIITTASVCAIIGGGSSHAYTSSKHGVLGLMRNTAVELGQYGIRVNCVSPYAVPTPLFKNFFKMNDDEVSCIYSNLKEAVLEAEDIAEAALYLGSDESKYVSGHNLVVDGGFTIVNPGFCMFPRSS; encoded by the exons ATGGGAAGTGTTTCGCTAGTCTCTGCAGCCCTAAGAAG GCTAGAAGGCAAGGTGGCACTGATCACTGGAGGATCAAGTGGCATAGGAGAGTCCACTGCAAGACTCTTCGTCAAACATGGAGCTAAGGTGGTAATTGCAGACATTCAAGATGAATTGGGCCACTCCGTTTGCAAGGAATTAGAACCTGAACCTGCTTCATTCATCCATTGTGATGTTACTCAAGAAAAAGATGTTGAAAACGCTGTTAATACAGCTGTTTCTAAGTATGGAAAGCTTGACATCATGTTCAACAACGCAGGTACAGGAGGAACgccaaaaacaaacatacttgAAAATGACAAGGCCGAATTTGAGAAGATCATTTGTGCCAATTTAGTAGGTGCATTCTTAGGCACTAAGCATGCAGCCCGTGTAATGATCCCTGCTCGGCGCGGTAGCATAATTACAACTGCAAGTGTTTGTGCAATAATTGGAGGAGGTTCATCACATGCCTACACTAGTTCAAAGCATGGTGTGTTAGGATTAATGAGAAACACGGCTGTGGAATTAGGACAATACGGCATCCGTGTAAATTGTGTGTCACCGTACGCGGTTCCTACCCCATTGTTTAAGAATTTCTTTAAGATGAACGACGATGAAGTTAGTTGCATTTACTCTAACCTCAAGGAAGCTGTGCTTGAAGCAGAAGACATTGCTGAGGCTGCTCTTTATTTGGGGAGTGATGAATCAAAGTATGTTAGTGGACACAATCTGGTGGTAGATGGTGGCTTCACTATTGTAAATCCAGGTTTTTGCATGTTTCCACGATCTAGCTGA